Genomic window (Chromatiales bacterium):
CTGAACGCACCGAAGATCGGCGACAACGCGGCCTGGAACGCGCGCGCCGGCAAGGGCGTCGACACCCTGGTCGCCAACGCGATCAACGGCATCGGTCAGATGCCAGCGAAGGGCGGCAACGCCGCGCTGAGCGATGCGGAGGTTCGCTCCGCAGTCGTCGAGATCCTCGCGCAGAGCGGGATCGGCGGCAGTGCCAAGGCCGATACGGCAGCCCCGGCCCCGGCGGCACGCGCGCAGCAGGCCGCACCCGCTGCAGCGGCCGCGGCCTCCAGCGCCAGCGGTTCGGCCAACCTCTCGCAGGGCAAGACCACCTACGGCCGCGCCTGCGCGGCCTGCCACGGCACCGGGGTTGCCGGCGCGCCGAAGCTCGGCGACAAGGGTGCCTGGTCCGCGCGCATCGCGCAGGGCCCCGCCACGCTGCTGGAGCACGCGATCAAGGGCTTTCAGGGCCAGACCGGCTTCATGCCGCCGAAGGGTGGCCATCCGTACCTGAGCGACGAGCAGATCGCCGACTCCGTCGCCTACATGGTCAGCGAAAGCCAGTAAACGATCGTCTAGCGGCATGCGGCCACAGGGCCGCGTGCCGTCTCCCTGCCCTCAGCGACCACCGCGCGCCAGCAGCGCGCGCAACCCGGCAATGCCGGCGGCGGCCGCATCGGCGCGCTCTTCTTCCGTCCCCGGGGCGTCGAGGAACTTTAGGGTCTCGCGCGGCAGTTCATCCAGAAACCGGCTCGGCTCGCAGGCACTGCGACCGCCCTGGCGGCGGCGCGCGCGCGCATGGGTCAACGTGAGACCGCGCCGCGCGCGCGTGATGCCGACGTAGGCCAGTCGACGCTCCTCCTCGATATCGTCCAGCTCGATGCTGCGCTGGTGCGGCAGCAGGCCTTCCTCGAAGCCGACCAGATAGACGTGCTCGAACTCCAGTCCCTTGGCGGCATGCAGGGTGCACAGCTGTACGGTGTCCTGCTGCTGCTCGGGTTCGTCGTCGCGCTCCAGCGCGCCGGCCAGTAACAGCGAACGCACGCGCTCGGCGAAACCGTCGGCGCCGTCGCTGTCGACCGGCGCCTCGGCGAGCCAGTCGATGAGTTCATCGAGATTTGCGAGTCGCCGATCGGCCTGCGCCGGATCACGCACCGTTGCGTGCAGCCAGTCCGCATAGCCGGATTCGTTGAGCATCTCGCGCGCGATCTGCCGCGCCGGGGCGTGTTCGCTGCGCTCGCGCAGGCCGTCGAGCCAGCGCGTGAAATCCCGCAACGCCTCCTGTGCGCGCGCGCCGGCGGCAATGGCGAACTCCGGCGCCAGCGCGGCATCGTAGAGGCTCGCGCCACGGCTGCCGGCCACGCGCGTCAAGGCCTCGAGACTGGCCGTGCCAATGCCGCGGCGCGGCGTGTTCACGATGCGCAGGAAGGCGTTGTCGTCGTCCGGGTTGGCGACCAGGCGCAGGTACGCCATGAAATCGCGCACCTCGGCGCGTTCGAAAAACGACTGGCCCCCGCTCAGCCGGTAGCGCACGCCCTTTGCACGCAGCGCGCGCTCGAACGCACGCGCCTGGTGGTTGCCGCGATACAGGATCGCGAATGCGCCCGGGCGCAGGCTCTCGGTGAAACAGCGGTATTGCAGATCGGCCACGACCCGTTCGGCCTCGTCATCATCGTCGTCGGCGACCATCACGCGAATCGGATCGCCATGGCCGAGTTCGCTCCACAGGCGCTTGTCGGTCGCTCGCGTGTTGTTCGCGATCAGCGCATTCGCCGCGCCGAGGATGCAGTTCGTCGAACGGTAGTTCTGTTCCAGTTTGATGGTGCGCAGCGTCGGGAAATCGTCGGCCAGGCGCAGCAGATTGTCCGGCCGCGCGCCGCGCCAGGCATAGATCGACTGGTCGTCGTCACCGACGACGGTCAAGCCGTTGCGGTCACCGACCAATCGGCGCACCAGTTCGTACTGCGCTGCATTGGTGTCTTGGTATTCATCGACGAGCAGATAGCGGATCCGTTCTCGCCAGGCCAGCAGGCATTGCGGATCACGGTCGAACAGCGCAATCGGCTCGCAGATCAGATCATCGAAATCCACCGCGTTGCAGGTGCGCAGCGCACGCTGGTAGTCGTCGTACAGCGCCGCGGCCTCGGCCGTCTGCGGCGAATCGTTCGTTGCGGACTCGCCGGCCGCACGTGCGTTTTTATAGTTCGACATCGCCGCCGCAAGCGCCGCGGCGCGCGCCTCGTCACAACCGGCCACGACCAGCTTTCTAAGCAGGTTGCGCTGGTCTTCCGCGTCGTAGATCGCGAAGCCGTCGCGCAGGCCAAGCGCTTCCTGCTCGGTGCGCAGCACGCGCATGCCGAGCGCGTGGAAGGTCGAGATGCGCAGGCGCTGACGCTGACCGGCCGGCAGGGTGCGCGAGACACGCTCGCGCATCTCGCGCGCGGCCTTGTTCGTGAAGGTCAGCGCAATGATGTGCTGTGCCTCCAGTGCGGTGTTGCGGATCAGATGCGCGATCTTGGCGGTGATGACACGCGTCTTGCCGCTGCCGGCGCCGGCAACCACAAG
Coding sequences:
- a CDS encoding UvrD-helicase domain-containing protein, giving the protein MKLNPAQRAAVEHAGTPLLVVAGAGSGKTRVITAKIAHLIRNTALEAQHIIALTFTNKAAREMRERVSRTLPAGQRQRLRISTFHALGMRVLRTEQEALGLRDGFAIYDAEDQRNLLRKLVVAGCDEARAAALAAAMSNYKNARAAGESATNDSPQTAEAAALYDDYQRALRTCNAVDFDDLICEPIALFDRDPQCLLAWRERIRYLLVDEYQDTNAAQYELVRRLVGDRNGLTVVGDDDQSIYAWRGARPDNLLRLADDFPTLRTIKLEQNYRSTNCILGAANALIANNTRATDKRLWSELGHGDPIRVMVADDDDDEAERVVADLQYRCFTESLRPGAFAILYRGNHQARAFERALRAKGVRYRLSGGQSFFERAEVRDFMAYLRLVANPDDDNAFLRIVNTPRRGIGTASLEALTRVAGSRGASLYDAALAPEFAIAAGARAQEALRDFTRWLDGLRERSEHAPARQIAREMLNESGYADWLHATVRDPAQADRRLANLDELIDWLAEAPVDSDGADGFAERVRSLLLAGALERDDEPEQQQDTVQLCTLHAAKGLEFEHVYLVGFEEGLLPHQRSIELDDIEEERRLAYVGITRARRGLTLTHARARRRQGGRSACEPSRFLDELPRETLKFLDAPGTEEERADAAAAGIAGLRALLARGGR
- a CDS encoding cytochrome c5 family protein yields the protein MNEQDKTFMKSFVAVLLALVVITVFVVVAALYVGGGRSKEQMAFDESQVIDRIKPLGEVYRPGAEPPAEATAAAPAASGPKSGADVVAAACAACHTTGALNAPKIGDNAAWNARAGKGVDTLVANAINGIGQMPAKGGNAALSDAEVRSAVVEILAQSGIGGSAKADTAAPAPAARAQQAAPAAAAAASSASGSANLSQGKTTYGRACAACHGTGVAGAPKLGDKGAWSARIAQGPATLLEHAIKGFQGQTGFMPPKGGHPYLSDEQIADSVAYMVSESQ